A stretch of the Thermus thermophilus genome encodes the following:
- the thrC gene encoding threonine synthase, protein MRLPLMERYRDLLPVSEKTPVVSLLEGSTPLIPLKGPEEARRKGIQLFAKYEGLNPTGSFKDRGMTLAVSKAVEGGAKAVACASTGNTAASAAAYAARAGIKALVVLPAGYVALGKVAQSLVHGARIVQVEGNFDDALRLTQKLTEAYPVALVNSVNPHRLEGQKTLAFEVVDELGDAPHYHALPVGNAGNITAHWMGYKEYFALGKAKRLPKMLGFQAAGAAPLVLGRPVERPETLATAIRIGNPASWQGAIRAKEESGGVIEAVTDEEILFAYRYLAREEGIFCEPASAAAMAGVFKLLREGRLEPESTVVLTLTGHGLKDPATAERVAELPPPVPARLEAVAAAAGLL, encoded by the coding sequence GGAGGGCTCCACCCCCCTCATTCCCCTTAAGGGCCCGGAGGAGGCGAGGAGGAAGGGCATCCAGCTTTTCGCCAAGTACGAGGGCTTAAACCCCACGGGAAGCTTCAAGGACCGGGGGATGACCCTGGCCGTCTCCAAGGCGGTGGAGGGGGGGGCTAAGGCGGTGGCCTGCGCCAGCACCGGGAACACCGCGGCCTCCGCCGCCGCCTACGCCGCAAGGGCTGGGATCAAGGCCCTCGTGGTCCTCCCCGCGGGGTACGTGGCCTTGGGCAAGGTGGCCCAGAGCCTGGTGCACGGGGCGAGGATCGTCCAGGTGGAGGGGAACTTTGACGACGCCCTCCGCCTCACCCAAAAGCTCACGGAGGCCTACCCCGTGGCCCTGGTGAACTCCGTGAACCCCCACCGCCTGGAGGGCCAGAAGACCCTGGCCTTTGAGGTGGTGGACGAGCTCGGGGACGCCCCCCACTACCACGCCCTCCCCGTGGGGAACGCGGGGAACATCACCGCCCACTGGATGGGCTACAAGGAGTACTTCGCCTTGGGGAAGGCCAAAAGGCTTCCCAAGATGCTCGGCTTCCAGGCGGCGGGGGCGGCCCCCTTGGTCCTGGGCCGCCCGGTGGAGCGCCCCGAGACCCTGGCCACCGCCATCCGCATCGGCAACCCGGCGAGCTGGCAAGGGGCCATCCGGGCCAAGGAGGAGTCGGGGGGGGTCATAGAGGCGGTGACGGACGAGGAGATCCTCTTCGCCTACCGCTACCTGGCCCGGGAGGAAGGCATCTTCTGCGAGCCCGCCAGCGCCGCCGCCATGGCCGGGGTCTTCAAGCTGTTGCGGGAGGGGAGGCTTGAGCCGGAGAGCACCGTGGTCCTCACCCTCACGGGCCACGGCCTCAAGGACCCGGCCACCGCCGAGAGGGTGGCCGAGCTTCCCCCGCCCGTGCCCGCCCGCCTCGAGGCGGTGGCC